CTCCTAGTACAATCTAATTTTAATCTAAAcataaaatctgattcttcttaAAATAAAATGTGAGTGTCTGAGAATAAAAGGAACAATACAACATATTCTACAGCCTGAAATTAGATTTCAGGATTGTATATGGTAATAATACACTTCAAGCTAAAAGCAATGAGTTTTTACTTCCGCCAAATCAAGGGGTGTCAACATTAGAACCTGCCTCTGAGGACGTCAGGTTCTTTGATTCCGGTACTCGTATTTCCTCTATCATTTTGACAACTTCCTCGATGTTAGGACGCATTTCCGGTGCCCTAGCTACGCAAGCCAAAGCAATCTGGAGCATTTGAACCATCTCTTCCTCAATGTTTTGATACCTCAGCGGTTGTACATCAAACACTTCCGAAGTCCATTCCTCTCGGACGACGAACTTCACCCAGCGTGGGAGATTGACCATGTTGTCGCGCCCTCCCGCTTGCTGTAGGGGAGCCTTTCCTGTCAGCATTTCTAGTAGAAGCACTCCGAAGCTATAGACGTCGGATTTCTGAGTGATCTTCCGGGAGTCGGTTACTTCTGGCGCACGGTATCCAATTAGTGCTCTGGAGATGGGAAATGTCATGAGAGGAGCTAAGCTGACGTCGGATATGCAGCCTTCAAGCTCTTGAGTAATAAAGACATTGGAGGACTTGATATTTCCATGCACGCTCTTTAGTCCTCCATCGGTGTGGATATGTGCAATTCCCCTGGCTGTTCCGAGTGCAACCTTTAGTCTTGAATCCCAGTCAAATGGAGTTCTTTCGCCGTCCCGGTTTCCTATCATATGAATGGAGACGAGCATCAAACAAATAGAATGAGAATGCAAAACAAATGAATATCATAATATTGATTAAAAAGAGAGAAGATTTATGCACATACCATGTAGAAGTGTGAACAAGCTTCCATTTGGGAAGTAGTTGTATACCAATAGCTTCTCATCCTTGGAATAATAGTAAGCACGAAGTGGCACGAGATTTGGATGTTGTCCTCCTAACCTCCCTACAACCTCCATCTGCTGCTCGAATTCCTTCTTCCCGACTACAACTTCCTTCATCCTTTTCACAACCATTGTCGTCCCGTCCTCTAGCGCGGCTTTATACGCTGTTCCAAAACTACCCTTCCCAAGAACTTCAGCTGAAGCCCTCAGCAAATCCTCGAGATCAAAGCTATAAGAACACCCTTCGAAGAAGAAGAGTTTATTCTTCTCTGCTTCCTGAATCCCACTCCCAAAATCTTTATTAGGCTGCTTCTCATTCTCCGATTTTCCCTTTGATGTGACACGCACGTTACTGTTTTTTCTCTTTATACAGCATACAATTGCTATCAGAATTAAGAGAAACAAAAGAACCAAACCTCCAATCACCATACCGATGATATAGCCTACTAGAAATTTATTGTGGGAAGTTTTGTTTCGGATTTGTGAAGAAGCAGAAGGCTCAGGGGAGGGACTTGTGGAGCGAGCAACAAGAGACGTTCCGCATAAAAGATGATTTCCTTTAAAAGACGAATCCGGGAAATTTTGAAGCGATTTTGGAATGGAGCCATTCAAGTTGTTATTGCTAAGATTTAAAATCCTAAGCCTAGACAAGTTAAGACTAGGGATGAATCCTGATATAGAATTATTTTCGAGCCTTAGTACAATAAGTTTTGTTGAATTTCTAGAATCGAAGAGAGTGATATGAGAGATAGAATCTCAGTTTTCTGAATTAACTCAAGTAAAAGTGATGATTATTTACATTGCATTGTTGTGTCTATATATACAAGTAGAGAAGTAATTTCATACTACATTAAGTACATAAATCTACTCTATAATCTTGTGGATAATTATCTAGTGATGTCCAGGCATCCTTGACCATACTTTAGGTGGAGGATTGGCTGAGATTTGATGTGGTCTAATCACCCATGTGATGAAGTGTATAGCCATGCTTTGTGTAGAAGAAGAAATGACTTTGGCTTGAAGAAGAAGCAACAGCTGACGAGTGGGCCGGTTGAGAAGACAAAGCCCAGGCCCAACACGGACGCGGTTCGCTGCAAGCCAAGACGATGTCGTCTTTCATTGTATGAGGCGAAGAGAAAACGACGCCGTTTCGTCCAACGGCTGAATGCAATCAAAAACGCCGTCGTTTCATATCTAACGGCTATTCCCAATTATGAAATGCAATCCcctgttcttcttcttcatttcCTCCATCTTCTTCCCTCCAATCAGACGGACAGACAGACATGAATTTCAACACCCCACCCCACAAGCGTGACTTCTCGCAGGTCAAGACGGGTCAACAATCTGCAGTGAAGATGAAATCGAAAATAGACGAATCAAGCCTGCTTTCACTTGATTTCTTATAATGTGACAGTCAATTTCAATATGTTTTGTCCGCTCATGAAAAATAGTATTTCCTGCTTATGTATGGCAGATTGACTGTCACAGTATAAGAGAGCAGGTTGTGAGTGATCAATCTGATGATCTTGAAATAGGTAGCGTATCCATTGAAGTTCACAGGCCACCATCGCAAGAGATTGATATTCTGCCTCTACAGAAGAGCGAGAGACTGTCGACTGCTTCTTGGATTTCCAGGAAATGACAGAATCCCCGAGGAAGATACAAAAACCGGTCACAGACTTTTTGGTCAGAGGACATTTCGCCTGGTTAGCATTTGAGTAGGACTTCAGATCCAAGTTGTTCTCAAAAGAAAAGAAGAGTCCTTTCCCTGGCGATGATTTCAGATATCTCAGAACTCTGTGTGCTGCTTTAAGGTGCTCTTCTGTTGGTTCACACAGGAATTGTGATAAATATTGTGTGCTCTGTGAAATGTCCGGTCGAGTGTGTGTAAGATAGAGTAGCTTTCCAATTAGGGTTCTATAGATAGATGAATCCACAAGCTTTGGTGACTCATCATTAAACTCCATAGAATAGGCCATTGGAGTACTTGTTGGTTTGCAGCCAAGAAAACCAAACTCAGTGAGCATTTTCAAAGTATACTTCCTTTGACACATATGAATTCCTTTCTGTGATCTAGCTATTTCAAAATCCAAAAAATATTTAAGGTTTCCTAGGTCCTTAATACTGAATTTTTCATGTAAAAGGGTTTTTGTTGTGGTGATTTGACTTAGATCATTACTTATAATAATCAAGTCATCAACATAGATTAGGATAGCTGTAAAGGAATCATTGATGTGTTTGACAAACAATGAATGGTCATAATTGGATTGTGAATATCCAAAATGTGTCAATGCTTCTATCAATTTGAAGTTCCACTGTCTACTCGCTTGTTAGGAGCAATGTCTGAACTGGGGGGAGGTTTCATGTACACTTCTTCATCTAGATCACCATGTAGAAAAGCATTATTGATGTCTAGTTGAGCAGTGTGCCATTTCTTGGAGGCTGCAACGGCAAGTAGAATTCTGATAGTGGTGAATTTTGCAACTGGGGAAAATGTTTCAGAATAGTCTATGCCTTCTTTTTGAGTGTAACCTTTAGCTACTAGTCTGGCTTTGTGTCTCTCAATTGAACCATCTGACTTATGCTTTAGCTTAAACACCCATTTGCAGCCAATAACTCTTTTCCCTTTAAGCAGGTCAGATACAATCCAAGTTTGATTGTCTTAAAGTGCTTTAAGTTCCGTTTCTATAGCTATTTGCCATTTCTCATCTTCCATAGCTTGCTTAAAAGAATTTGGTTCCTTTTGACAACAAATTTTTAAGGTAAAAGCAAGGTATTTCTGAGAAAAAAATGATAGTGAATTGGATGAGGTGTACCTGGTTGAGTCTTTGAGGAAAGTGTCATGGTCCTGCTGAGATAAGACTTGGACTAGATTGCAATGGTAATCTTGTAAATGCCTAGGTGTGAATCTAGTTCTAGATGACTTTCTAATCTGTTGTTCCACTCTTTCTACAGGTTCTGTATCAATTTCCTGAAAATCAGTTATCTCTTCAACAGAATCCTCATGATCACTTTCTACATGTTCGAAATCATTTTCATGTATAGCATGATGAGATGCAACCTGTTCTTCCACAACAGATACATTCTTCCTTTTAGAAGGAATCATAGAGCAAAGGATGTCTAAATCTACTTGAGGACCATCATATGGAAAAACATGCTCATAAAACACTACATGATAGCCTACTTGTATGCTGTGACTATTTAGATGTAGAACCTTGTAGCCTTTTATTCCATGTTGATGTCCTAGCAAAATACATTTAGAAGATCTAGATGTAAATTTTCCCTTGTTCCTATCCAGGGTAGAAATGAAACATAATGAACCAAACACCCTTAAATGAGATAAGTCATGAATTCTATTATGCAACATTTCATATGGTGTTCTGTCTTTTAACACAGGAGTTGGTGTTCTGTTAATTAGATGCACAGCATGACAGAGAGCAAAGCTCCAAAATTTTAAAGGTAATTTGCTTTGAAACATCAAAGCTCTTTCTACATTCAAAATATGTTGATGCTTTCTTTCTACTCTACCATTTTTTTCAAGACACTCAACACATGATGTTTCATGCAAAATGCCATATGAATTGTAAAATGCATTATGATTGAACTCTAGACCATTATCACTTCTAATGATTTTAATCTTTTTGCCAAACTGTGTTTCTGCCATTCTGTAAAACCTCTCAACTAAGTCCCTAGTCTCAGATTTATGCTTCATTAGGTATATCCATGTATGTCTAGTGAAATCATCAACAATGGTTAGGAAGTATTTATGACCTTGCATATATAGAGATGTTGGTCCCCAAATATCCATATGGACTAAATCAAAACTACCATTGGCTTTAGAGTTACTGATAGGGAAACTTAACCTTTTCTGTTTAGCAAAATGACATACATTACAGATATGATCATGCTTGAAATTAATGCTTTCATTTATAGTTTTAAAAGACTTAAGTCTGGCACTAGACGGATGATCAAGTTTAAAATGCCAAACATCAAAAGTTTTCCTAGCATAATCTGAGATTACATTGACAGATGACTGTTTTTCAGTACAAAAATTATTAGGATGCATAAAAGAGTCTGTCAAGTTCATGTAATATAGTCCATTTCTTTACTCAGCTATACCAATCATCCTCATAGAGCTCAATTCTTGCATGAGACACTTTGTAGGGTAGACCATTAGAACACAATTGGAATTTACTGTCAGCTTGTTTGCAGAAACAAGGTTGAAAGCAAATTCTGGGGTATATAATACATTTAGAAGTGTAATCGTGTTTGTTAATTCAACCGTTCCTATGTGAGTGACTGCAATGAAATGTTTATTTGGTAATTGGATATGATGATTATTGATTGGTTTAAATGTTTTAAACAGACTCTTGGAACAACAAATGTGGTCTGATGCACCTGTGTCCAATAACCAAAAATAGTTTTCTTTTTGAGTGGAAAGCTTACCATTGAAAGCATGAGTTGTGTTGGCCATGTTGCTAGTAGAAACTTGAGACTGAGAGTTTGATCCAGCCTGCCTTTTTAGAGATTCATACTCTTCTTGTGATATTGTCATGGTTACTATTTTCTGTGTGACTTCAGGTTTTGATGCAGCAAATAGATTTGCAGAAGCATTCCTTGTGAATTTGAAATCAGGTGGAAATCCTACAATTCTGTAGCATTCAGCTTCAATATGGCCTTTCTTGCCACAGCAATTGC
Above is a genomic segment from Rutidosis leptorrhynchoides isolate AG116_Rl617_1_P2 unplaced genomic scaffold, CSIRO_AGI_Rlap_v1 contig192, whole genome shotgun sequence containing:
- the LOC139881762 gene encoding probable inactive receptor kinase At5g58300; this encodes LKKSNDAPSILHFPVFILLPIIISEVVAGPDLIDSNRQALLDFVAAVPHTRKLNWNSTSPVCGYWIGVTCNSDKTRVIGIHLPGVGFHGLIPANILGKLDALRVLSLRSKDLDGVLPSDITSIPSLRLLFLQRNNLSGRIPESLSPLLARLDLSFNSFTGDIPSSIQNLNSTKLIVLRLENNSISGFIPSLNLSRLRILNLSNNNLNGSIPKSLQNFPDSSFKGNHLLCGTSLVARSTSPSPEPSASSQIRNKTSHNKFLVGYIIGMVIGGLVLLFLLILIAIVCCIKRKNSNVRVTSKGKSENEKQPNKDFGSGIQEAEKNKLFFFEGCSYSFDLEDLLRASAEVLGKGSFGTAYKAALEDGTTMVVKRMKEVVVGKKEFEQQMEVVGRLGGQHPNLVPLRAYYYSKDEKLLVYNYFPNGSLFTLLHGNRDGERTPFDWDSRLKVALGTARGIAHIHTDGGLKSVHGNIKSSNVFITQELEGCISDVSLAPLMTFPISRALIGYRAPEVTDSRKITQKSDVYSFGVLLLEMLTGKAPLQQAGGRDNMVNLPRWVKFVVREEWTSEVFDVQPLRYQNIEEEMVQMLQIALACVARAPEMRPNIEEVVKMIEEIRVPESKNLTSSEAGSNVDTP